In Chryseobacterium gotjawalense, the following are encoded in one genomic region:
- a CDS encoding 2TM domain-containing protein, which translates to MNRKSLITISWITFFIGTLTFVFFTREKTPELYLLNIVIAAIYSFTISIGNGLVNDFLNRKYSWVEDTRTRTVLGILGTLLVNVVLVLFCNYVNFIIFQKQNTSEFFSGTMGFVNWFTINIALLISAVLHAKGFIEAWKSSTRQEVVQQKLIAKSANAQFESLKNQLDPHFLFNSLNVLSALIDENSEQAQRFTSSMSKIYRYVLEQKDKELVTVEEEIEFARTYCDLLKTRFEDSVTFDFNVNERDLKSYVVPLSLQLLLENCIKHNFATSGKPLNIKIYSENGYLFIENNLQQREQVKESAGIGLSNIVQRYALLTKQNVFIEKSSDFFRVKIPILTQKTTAMNTPLSQESIAYQKASKRVKELKGFYGNLISYCLVIPFLIFINLRTSSDYHWFWWPMLGWGLGLSLNAVKVFGISSNWEEKQIQKILDKENSK; encoded by the coding sequence ATGAACAGAAAGAGTTTAATCACGATATCCTGGATTACGTTTTTTATCGGAACGCTCACTTTTGTGTTTTTTACCCGTGAAAAAACGCCGGAACTTTATCTTTTAAACATTGTGATTGCAGCTATATACAGCTTTACAATCTCTATCGGAAACGGCTTGGTTAATGATTTTCTGAACAGAAAATACTCTTGGGTGGAAGATACCCGCACGAGAACTGTTCTGGGAATTTTAGGAACACTGCTGGTGAATGTCGTCTTGGTTCTTTTCTGTAATTATGTAAATTTTATTATTTTTCAGAAACAAAATACGTCTGAATTTTTCTCAGGAACAATGGGTTTTGTGAATTGGTTTACCATTAATATCGCCTTGCTGATTTCTGCAGTTTTACATGCAAAAGGATTTATAGAAGCCTGGAAAAGTTCGACCAGACAGGAAGTCGTACAGCAGAAACTCATCGCAAAATCTGCCAATGCTCAGTTTGAAAGTTTAAAGAATCAGCTTGATCCTCATTTTTTATTTAATTCTTTAAATGTATTAAGTGCTTTAATTGACGAGAATTCTGAGCAGGCACAGCGGTTTACATCGTCGATGTCGAAGATTTACCGCTACGTTTTGGAACAGAAAGACAAAGAATTAGTTACCGTAGAAGAAGAAATAGAATTTGCCAGAACGTACTGTGATTTATTAAAAACGAGATTTGAAGACAGCGTAACTTTTGATTTTAATGTTAATGAAAGAGATCTGAAATCGTACGTCGTTCCATTATCGCTGCAGTTGCTTTTAGAAAATTGTATCAAACATAATTTTGCTACTTCCGGCAAACCATTAAATATTAAAATTTATTCGGAAAACGGTTATCTTTTTATCGAAAATAATTTACAGCAAAGAGAACAGGTGAAAGAAAGTGCCGGAATTGGACTTTCCAATATTGTTCAGCGTTACGCTTTACTTACAAAACAAAATGTTTTCATCGAAAAATCAAGTGATTTTTTCAGAGTGAAAATCCCAATACTTACCCAAAAAACAACAGCAATGAATACACCGCTTTCACAAGAGTCGATTGCCTATCAAAAAGCATCGAAAAGAGTAAAAGAACTGAAAGGTTTCTACGGAAATCTCATCTCGTATTGTTTGGTCATTCCTTTTCTGATTTTTATAAACCTACGAACTTCATCCGACTACCACTGGTTTTGGTGGCCGATGTTGGGTTGGGGACTTGGTTTAAGTTTAAACGCGGTCAAAGTGTTTGGAATCAGCAGCAACTGGGAAGAAAAACAAATCCAGAAAATTTTAGATAAAGAAAATTCAAAATAA
- a CDS encoding methyltransferase family protein: MNTITNSILVLWGLSEIYLLLRMRSGSADAKGKDQKSLSRLWLVIGFSIFFGIFVAKATVFPFYQRDGIQLLGLAFLILGVVLRLMVINDLGKYFTVDVTIREDHQLKTNGFYKYVRHPSYSFSLLTFLGLAIVLNNYISAIILVVPVFLMFLNRIKIEEQVLTEQFGKQYTDYMKKTKRLIPFIY, from the coding sequence ATGAATACAATAACAAACAGTATTTTGGTTCTGTGGGGGCTTTCAGAAATTTATCTGCTCCTGAGAATGAGATCTGGAAGTGCTGATGCGAAAGGGAAAGACCAAAAGTCACTTTCACGTTTATGGCTGGTCATCGGTTTCAGCATCTTTTTCGGGATTTTTGTTGCTAAGGCTACGGTTTTCCCTTTTTATCAAAGGGACGGAATACAATTGTTAGGTTTGGCTTTTCTGATCCTGGGCGTTGTATTGAGGTTAATGGTCATTAATGATTTAGGGAAATATTTCACGGTAGATGTCACGATCAGAGAAGACCATCAGTTAAAAACGAATGGATTTTACAAATATGTGAGGCATCCTTCGTATTCCTTTTCCCTGCTCACTTTTTTGGGCTTGGCGATCGTTTTAAACAATTATATTTCTGCAATTATTCTGGTGGTTCCTGTTTTTCTAATGTTTCTTAATCGGATTAAAATAGAAGAACAGGTTTTAACGGAACAGTTCGGGAAACAGTACACCGATTATATGAAGAAAACCAAAAGACTTATTCCTTTTATTTATTAA
- a CDS encoding 2TM domain-containing protein: MENYSENDLRYIRAKERVKKIRGFYIHATVFVLVNLFIIAGNRQSGETLADMDNYWTAIIWGIVLTAHGVTVFFLNIFLEKDWEEKKLKN, from the coding sequence ATGGAAAATTATAGCGAAAACGACCTTCGGTATATCAGAGCGAAAGAACGCGTGAAAAAGATCAGGGGATTTTATATCCACGCTACTGTCTTTGTATTGGTGAATTTATTTATCATCGCCGGCAACAGGCAGTCGGGTGAAACGCTTGCTGATATGGATAATTACTGGACAGCGATCATCTGGGGAATCGTTCTCACCGCTCATGGAGTCACGGTTTTTTTTCTTAATATCTTTCTGGAAAAAGATTGGGAAGAAAAAAAATTAAAAAATTAA
- a CDS encoding LytR/AlgR family response regulator transcription factor — MIKTVIIEDEKPAARKLERLISLFTDLELVATLNSVEEGLDWFQNNRHPDLIFSDIVLGDGLSFDIFEKVPTRSFMIYTTAFDQYTLKAFKLNSIDYLLKPIMEEDLEKAINKFKSFLPSDSSNNSLEIKSLIKEEKQKLSRILVKIGYNLKIVQTDEVSCFYSENKIVYLQTKERTYPTDFTLDELQEVLEEKKFFRVNRQFIINSSFIKNIHTSPYYKVEMEFQPEEEITVSRDRVKDFKDWLSN; from the coding sequence ATGATAAAAACCGTCATCATTGAAGATGAAAAACCTGCCGCCCGAAAACTTGAAAGATTAATCAGTTTATTCACTGATTTAGAATTAGTTGCGACGCTTAATTCTGTGGAAGAAGGTTTGGATTGGTTTCAAAATAATCGACACCCGGATTTGATATTTTCAGACATTGTTTTAGGCGACGGATTGTCTTTTGATATTTTTGAAAAAGTTCCGACCAGAAGTTTTATGATTTATACAACAGCTTTTGACCAATATACTTTGAAAGCTTTCAAGCTGAATTCCATTGATTATCTTTTAAAACCGATTATGGAAGAAGATCTGGAAAAAGCCATCAATAAATTTAAAAGTTTTTTACCTTCAGATTCGTCCAATAATTCATTGGAAATCAAGTCTTTAATTAAAGAAGAGAAACAGAAATTATCCCGTATTTTAGTCAAGATCGGCTATAATTTAAAGATTGTTCAAACCGATGAGGTATCTTGTTTTTACAGTGAAAATAAAATCGTTTACCTTCAGACGAAAGAGAGAACTTATCCCACCGATTTTACTTTAGATGAATTACAGGAAGTTTTGGAGGAGAAGAAATTTTTCAGAGTAAACCGACAGTTCATTATCAATTCTAGTTTCATTAAAAACATTCATACATCGCCTTATTATAAAGTGGAAATGGAGTTTCAGCCCGAAGAAGAAATCACCGTGAGCCGCGACCGGGTAAAGGATTTTAAAGACTGGCTGTCTAATTAA